ACAGGAAATGTTAAAATGGATCTTAGTAACTTAACGTAATCTTTCTATTTGTACCAAGCAAAATACGGCATGCCGATGTCAACTTAAGACAACCAAACGTTCCAATCACAGTTCTAGCATTGAATCCATGAAACCAATTTTAAAACCCATATCCCCTTGTGCCTTATTTCTGGTTATAGTATTTTCTATTTGTTAATTGTTTCTAATCAAGATTGACTCTCGTATGAGTTTGAAATTTTGATAAACCATCAAACATTCATAATACTATACAATCTGAAAAATTAGATATAAACAAACATTAACTTTTAATTTTGAGGCAaggtaaaaaaaagaataaaatatataGTCATCCAAACTACTATTACTGAGTAAAGTATTAAACCAAAGTATATTCTTTTCAATTAAACCTTAAAGATCTAAACTTTAATCCCTACATGACTTTAACACTTAAGAACAAACTCTAACTACTTGCAAAACTAATTTCAATCAAACAAacagaaacaaaaacaaaagagaaaataacGAAACATTTAGATAAAACTAAACCAAAATAGAAGCCTTAAAGAAAAAGGAGACTAAAAAGAAGAATCTTTCATTGATGGATTTCAAACCTTTTGTTGTGTACAGAGAAGACAAGAACTTCAATTTAGGAAATGGAAATCAACGGcgactttctttcttttctctcaattTTCGTTCTCTTCTGTTcaaaatttttctctttttcaaaaaattcggACCCCCATAAATCTCGTTCTCATCCCCTTTATAAAGAAGAACAATGGTAGTTATCTAATCTTGTGCCAAGGAATTGAGGTGGGAACGTGGGATTGAGGTTCAGAAAAGAGTTGAGACATGAGGGTGTGTGCAATTGTGGTGAGATTTATTAAGGAGTAAAAGTGAAAATAGTGAGTAAGTTGGGGAAATGGGGGCTTTGGGAGGAGCAGATTGTGGGGGTTTGTTGGGATTTatgctccttttttttttttcctttttttgttatttttttgtttgGCTTTTGGTTAGTTACTTTTATTAAAGTAACTTTTtgcctcatttttttttttttttgaatttaaattattttttttgaaagataaattaaattataaagatAAGAAGATTAACCAACATTTCTTATAAATagaaaaactaaatatttacatgtactTTAAATGATACTAAGAAAGATTCTATAGCTTACTTAtcaaaaaacaaattaattaaaagaaactaaatatttttttgtaaattttcttttctcttgtaAATAGAAATAAAACTTATACTCAAAAAATGTGAATATTTTTGAATGTGAATATTTTTTGtcgtttttttaattaaaaatattttccttcaaataagacctattaagagtaagacaaaagtttaaaatatcaagattagacctaaaagaaatatttacactaaaatagtataaaattcgggtgtggtcaaaaattagttgttcataCCTTGTATATAGAAACTTCTATGtcaatcatttttcttttatctccttCTCGAATTCTCCTCTTGAtcattattttctctttcttGGAATACCTTGTAAGTTTTCCATATAATGTCTCATAACGTAGACAtatttttataactctatttttagatATTAGAATTATATTTAGCCGAATCCGCACCTGGATCTGTATCCTCGCATCTTAAGATTTAGATCATGAAGGATctgacctctagatccgcactcGTATCGGACACTCGCACCCGAGTCTAAGAAACTTAGATCATAATTGTCTCCTTTCCTCCGAGTGAACTTACTTCCCAGCAATTATAGATCTACCAACTCCATATCCTCAATGAATTCAGTGAAATCAGTCATTCCGGAGATTCTGATATAGTTTTTTTTCTCTAAAGGGAATCTGATTGTGTTAAACTCCTAACATACCACCCAAAGACCCGAAAACAAGCCCTTGGCTGCACCACTATCCCACCAAACTTCTTCTCTCTCTGCCATGTCATTAGGAGCATCAATGTTGGATAAGTGCCGGAAGAAGTTCTATGTTTTTTCAGTCAACTTACATGTGATAGAGGTGGAAACCAAGCTGGTGGTTTCACCTTCCCATACCCAGTTTTCTGTTGTCCGACATCAGTAAAATGCATCCTCTGGTACCAGTAGCCTCCAGTTGTGCAAATCTGCACCATCTGTTGGCCCATAAATCTTTCACAATCTTGTGATATCTCCTTCAATTTTGATCTACCAAAAGCAATAGACATCTGCTTTCCAAGTATTAATGCAGCTGTTGATCAGTCTCCTCTTCCTTGCCTTGTTCAAGCCCCTCACATTCCGTGAGACAATGTTGACTTTCATTGATCTTGATTGATGTGGTAGCCCCCTCTGCATCTGGCACCATTGCTTTTGAAACTGCTCCCAATGTCCAGGTTCTTCAATTCTTTTGACCCCTTGATTTTAGGAGTTGTGTCACCATTGTTCCTGCAGTACCCATGTGTTTTGCCTTTTTTGATCAATCTTCATGAAAATCTATAAAGCCTCCTTTTTGTAACTTTGGAAATCAACCCCAAATTCTTTGCCAAGTTTGATGATGTTTTGTGTACCCAGATAGGTGTATCAAAGTCAGGGTCCTTCTTAGACTCTTGGGTGTGTGAATTCAAAGGCTCAACCTCTTCAATTGTCCATCGAGTAGTTTCCTCCCTTCAGTGTTTTGCATATTGTCCAAGGGTTGAACTTCTAGTGGATACCAAGCTGGCTCTTCAGCAATCATCATGGCACTTTCCTTGTCAACTGGGTCTTGTTGGGCTTCTTcgtttccttcttcttcccctgATGTGCCCTTTTCAACTAATAATTgtcattcaaaaaataaaatggcgGCTTTACTTATTGAAAATTTTGTCCCGTTAATAACACAATCTAGTTACAATAGAAGGTccgttttttttaatttatttatgaagAGTTACAATAGAAAAGGCCTTTGTTTTCAACAAGGGTGGTGTTTGGGCCAAAACAATGTATAAGGCTTTTTGGCACATCCAAATAGGGTGACAACAAATTAGTAGAACTTATAAAAGCACTATGGAGTAAGAGAACTGGACTAGATATGCTTATGctttaagaaaattattaatcATGCCAAAACGTATTTTCATATTTAGCGTTCACTCCGAAGGATTGGAATTTGTATTTACCCAATTGTAGATCACAACAAAAACATACGTCCGCTCAATAACATGTTTCTATCAAGGTACTTTACTTCCCTCTTTTTTAATGACATGATGTCCAGACCAGTTTGTGCACACCTTGATTATTCCACAGGGCACCAGCTAGCTCCCACCAGTATAAGTACCGGGTAACTCTACCCACCAAGACTTGGGCAAATAGGAAGAAATCATCTAGTATTTTTTAATCTATGACGTCATTTGAACCGTGGTAACTGTTAGCCCCTTGACAAAGTTCCTCAGCAGGTGTGGGTTGTGACAAGGATTTTCATGATGGCCTTGGCACACAACCTAAAAAATGGGGCAACATCATGACGGGCAGCTCGGCATGACGGACTATGTGGGGTTGACAAACGCACCTTGAACGGAGGCAAGGCGCATTTCACATGGACGTACGGGTTTGCATAACAATGGCAAGGCAAAGCCATGTCAAAGGGGGGCCAAGGCATGGCAAGACAAGGCAAGGCAATGCGGGACAAGCAATGACATTAATGTGGGCAGATTTGATCAAGTTGAGGGCGACTTGACATAGGCGGGCAACTGTGGCAATGGGCGTGTGCGGCTAAGTCAATATGCAGCAAGCTATGATCATAACATTGGGGCGGAGCAGTGTTAAAGGACAAGGCTGGGAGCAATGCAACCTTGGGCGTGCAGCAGCTGGCCAAAACAAGCACACGCAGTGCACATGCAGGGCGGTTGAGCGGTTACAACTGCCCCATTCAAACATGTCTGATCATGGGGCTAAGTGGAGGCACGTTTTTAGATCATGGCTGATTGTATGGCTTAGTGATACACGTTTTTAGCATGTTCCCTATGTTTGCTCATCAGTTGGGGCTTGTCAACTGATTGTCTAAAATGCTGCCAAGTGTAATTGGGCAGCCTACACTATAAATATGTGCATAAGGTTGTCCcaaaggggcagaacttagtcTTGTGGCAACTTGTTAAGCCAAAAACGTCTAAGTAATCCCTAAGGGTGGGAAAATCGTTTTGGGGCAGGGAACTAGGGCGTTCTTTGTTCTTGGCCATAGGGTTGGCttattgtgttcttgtattcACATATTAATATGAGTTGGGAAGAAATTCCTGTAAATTTGTGTGTGCCTTTACTTACTCTACTTGCTGCCTAAATCATTTTAAGTCCAAAACGttcctaaaattattctaagtgTTGGAAGGCTGAAGTCAAGGCTGGGCTTGACTGCCGTGCAGTGGTGAACCTCGGGCAAAATTCGAGTGACATAAATCACCCCTGTGACAGTAACTAAGGTTTACGCCCACTTCATTGACCAATAAGTCACGCCCTTGGGTACAATTAAGGTACTTTACTTCATCCTTCAATCAAGGTGAAGTCATCATTTGATACCAATATACCAAAGTATTTCTTCATGGAATAAGAATGTAATTATCATTTTTTAAGGGAATTGTATTATCCATAAATTCCTACAAAAGAGAGATCGATCAGTCTGCTAGCTTTGGCATATGACGATACTTAAATATAGAAACAAGGTTACCAAATCCACAACAAGAACACGAATATGACTCAAAAAACCATGAATAAATGTTATTTACGTTTTGtacaaataaataaagtatatcGCATAGAAAACTCCTATGAGCCTCGACTTGGATCAGAAAAGGAGAACATATAATATCAGACGAGCTATAGCATTAAAAAGAAATCCATGAATCTGGTGATATTAATCATATCAATATTTATCTTGTTCATCTATAATCACGGTAACAGTTAGGATCAACTTTGGGAGGATTACAGTATCACTTGGAAACTAAAAGCCAATTGGACTAGAATAAGTCAACCAAATGAGTGCTACATCATGAACTCTCTACTGCGCACATTACTTATATGGGTTCTAGAAAGGCATATAGGACGGAATGGAGAAATCCACATAGAAAGGGCATCGTTGTATAGCAAAAAATTGATAGCAAAGGGAATGAAACATCATTAGATGGACAAAATTCAGATCATAGAAAGTGAGGAACTTTAATTGAAAACTTACCTTGGATTGACCTGAATCTGCTTGATCAATATCTCCTTCATCCACTCCTTGATTGCATCCATTTACCATGTTTGTCACCTGAGTTTTGTCGGTGTTTTTCTTCTTTGCAGCAGAAACCTTTTTTGCAGCCTCTTTCAGAGCATTCATCGCGACATTATAACTATGAATAGATTTAGCCCCTTCTTCAACAAATTTAATAGCCTCCTGCCGCAAACTATTATGACGCATAGTTAAAGACTCTTGTGAATTGCTAGGTAACTCtaaaggattttcctctatagtGCCTCCACCACCAGTCTTGGCATTTCTTGTCCAACGTTTCAAAATGTATTGGGAAGGAAGCGTAAGAACATTTTTGGCTCTGAACACAGATAACACATGTCTACAAATTATACCTGAAAATTCAAACATTAGACAGCTACAGTTAGCTGTCAACTCAAATGTGTTGAACCTAACCGTGTGCGCCTTGTGCTCTTCCCCAAATTTTGCAACATGATATGTTGTGATTGCTCCAGCGTCATCAATTTTAGTTGCAGGATTTGCAAGGGTCTCAACCAGCTCTTGTTGAAATTTCATGAACACCTTCCTCGTATAGAGATCAGCTGCTTGTTTTTCCATAGGCGATGGTGTCTTTAGAATTGGTGTAGTATTATTAGAATCAAGGTCTGCATTAAATTCCTTTTCATGCCAGATTGTAATGGCTTTTTCATAGTGTTTAATTAATAACTGGATAGAGGTAGAAGCATTCACAAACCCATCGAAGAAAGTGTTTTTGGCATCATTGTCTTCATCACTTAAAAAATCCCCAAAAAATGTCTCTCGCATGAAAACAGGAACCCAGTGGTGGCGAGCAATATAAATTGATTGAAGGAATTCATTATCCGTGAGGTAATATCTTTCTAGGAGTGACTTCCACTGAGATTCAAACTCCTCAAGTGTCTCTGCTTCATTGATGCACTTCATAAATTCAATTTCAAAGGTTGGATGTGTTTGACATACATGGGTCAGCTTCTCCTTGGTATCTCGAAGTATGCTCCATTTACAAAGACGGTGGCGCGTTTCTGGCAGAACATGAGCAATAGCCATCTGTATGAGATGATCAGTGTCAGTTGTGATGGAAACAGGCTTCTGTGCAGACATTGCTTGAAGCCAAGTTTGGAGGAGCCAGACAAGTGAGGTCTCAGACTCGCTGAAAAGAAAAGCACAGCCAAAGAGAACAGGCTGGGCGTGATGATTTAAGCCAGTGAAAGTGGCAAAAGGTACACTATAGCAATTAGCTCGATAGGAAGTGTCCAATTTGATAGTGTCCCCAAAATAGTGATAGTTCATCCTGGCAGTTGCATCGGCCCAAAAAATGTTTCCATTAGAAGACCCGTTATCATCTTGAACAGCATAGAAGAATGCCGGATTTTCGGAGTGCATTCGTCTCAGATAGTCCAATACATGTTGAACCCCTCCACCGAGGATTCTTTGTCTGCTATTCATTTGTAGTCCTCCCCCAACATACAGTGCAAAAGTTGCGTTCTTATGAACTTAGTCACGACCTGAAGAGATTGGCAGATAATAGAGCATAACCATGAATTTATTGCAAGAGGAAACATTTCATTGCAAAATATTCAGCATTTTAAATCAACCCTTTTCTGCAAAACAGCATATTTAAGATATCTAAAATCTAATTCATTGCTTTCACTAAAGTTTGCTTAGTAACTTGAATGCTCGCTTGATATACAATTGGATAAGAGTATTAACTTTCAGCCTGCCAGAAGTACTATTGCAACCCAAAAAAACAAGTATTGGCCATATGAGACTGCAGGCTAAGTTCATTCATTCCAAACAGAAACTAACTTCACTCTTTGTTAATAATCCATCATTCATTTGCTACAGATATTACTTAATCAAGTTTGTTTTCTGATAAGCTAACAAAGAACCATACTGGGGGTGGGGCTACTTCAATTCAAGACATCAAATCAAAAGCAAACCATGTCAAAATCTTACCTTTAAGACGGCCAGAAATTGAAATGTAAAGATTTGGTAATTGACTCGATGAAATTTACTACTTTAACTCGCAGTATGATAATTAACATTTCAATGTTTTAATGCACAAAGAACAATAGAAAGAGGGATAATTATGTAATTCGAGAAGAAACAATGCAATTTGCAGCTGAATTTACAATTCGTATTCTCTTATAACAAAAGTAATAGGGTTTAGATAAAACCTAAAGCTCGATTTGGCCGTTGAGGAACAGTGGTGTCGTGAAGAAGTTCAAAGCCTCAAACTGAATTGAAATTTGTTGAGCGAGTTCACAAACTGGTATCCTCCTTGTCATATGAACGCTTTTTTTGTTAGACTCTGAAGagttttaatgaaaattatgtTTCAATCTGGGAGTTTTTGTCAATATTGTCCGTTATTTTTGAGTAGGTTTATTTTGGTACCTCAAATATAATCCTaagcatatttagtcccttaagtatgctaaagtggagcatCTTTAGTCTCACTGACAGAATTTGTCCAAGATTAATTAGGGGGTTGGTGTCGGCACTCACCGTCTTTTTAATTTACTTATCGAAAATATTTTATAAACCAACACCCACTAATAGTACAGAGCTAataaatttaagattttaatattgaaacttttacttttaaaaatttcaattgatttttccaaaaagaaaagttaaaatttgaaaaaaaaatagagctGCCAAGATATATTATTAAATCAAACGAATAACTAAattgtattatcacttttagcccgcgccagaaactatttacatccgGTAGCCAAAaaggtatataaaatttgtataattttgtatataacatacaatatatatatatatatatatatatatatatatatatatatatatatatatatatatatatatatatatgtatataatttatacattttttggctattatttttacagcggctatacaatatcattttctcattgaaaactggAACAAAAGgggatattttcaaggtcaaaattttagaagacattatctaaaaatgagaaattaaagtgGTACTTTGCGTTATCCAATATAAGGAGAGGAAACGTTTTGCTTCAGGGCAgaagatttgcttcatgaatcagagttggTTACCACCGTTAGTTTTTGAACATATTCTGTTAGTGAGACTAAACGTGCTCCACTTTAGCATAATTAAAGGACTAAATATGCTCAGTGTTATACTTAAGGGACTAAAATAGACAtaccctcaaagataagggacaatattggCCAAAAACTCTTTCCATTTGTGTATGCGTATAGTTATTGTATCATTATAAAGTGATActtcagcaaaaaaaaaaatataaagtgaTATGTCTTAAACTAAAAGCTTAGAAACGTCAAAATACCTTTTTTAAtagtatatatttatatttaatgagaattataaaaaaaaaattagtaagAAATACTACTCTATCTCAAttttatgtgttttttttttgactgaccaaaaaaatattatatttacttatttagaaacaatttaactttaaacttacTACTTTACCTTTTATATGTTAGATCACAAGTTTtaaaaatctttctttctttcttaaactacAATACTGTTATAAATAGAagtttatttatggtgaatgcctatatttagagagattctaggaattatttttttttggtaattaaacttTATTTCCACGTAAATATACACAAGTATATCTCCTAAGTTTGGACATGCATCCCCAAACTTAGTAACATCTCTTCCTCAATGCCTACTCTAAGAATAATAGTTGAGCTTTTGCAGACTATTCCTCAATCTACTATGACTATGACCTATACAATGAATGTCCTTAACTATTTGTCTAGGAATATCTTCATTGTTTCTCTTAATCTTCTGAAAGATCCTTCTATTTCTTTCCATCCATATGTGATACACTGCTACAGTCATACACAGCCTGTCAACATGGTTTTGGATCCATTGCCTCTCACCTGCTTTATTACCCATTTGATATCCTCATCCCATCCTTTTGGTTCTTGACTGATATCCATCCATTTTAGTAATCTTCTCCAAACATCTTCTGTGAAAGAGCAAGTAAAGAAGATATGGTTGTGACTTTCCATCTCATGCTCACACACTGGACATTCTGGACTTACTTGCATTCCCCATCTTATCAGTCTATCTTTTGTATAAACTCCCCTGCACTGCCAGATACATAATAAATTTCCATTTTGGACAGCTTCTGTTATTGCACAGATATCGACTCCAGCTCACCTTTAGAAATTCCCCTCTTAGTTGCTTATACATTCCTCTAATGGAAAATGAATTAGTTTGCATTACCCTTCCTGTGTCCAAACTTGCTTCAGTCAAGTATTTCCCAGCTTGTAGTATCTTCCTTACAATCCAAGAAGCTTGTTTTGCATCAACTTCCCATGGTTCCCTTCCTTTTATATAGTATGCATGAACCCACTTGATCCATAATTTATCCTTTTTCTTGCCCAAGTTCCACAGATGTTTCAGCAGAGCTGCCCTATTCCATGTATTGAGGTCTGTGACATTCAGTCCTCCCTTAGTTTTAGTCTTGCACAGCTTGTTCCATGCCACTAAAGCCTTCTTGCTCGAACTAGTATCACCAGTCCATAGGAATTTCCTACAAATGGCTTCAACTTGTTGAATGATCTTCTTTGGCAAGGGAAAAATCTGTGACCGGAAAGACTGTATAGCAATAAGTACACTTTTGATCAATTGTAGTCTTCCTGCATATCTCAGAAACTTCATTGTCCACTGTTTAATTCTCCCTAGCATTTTGTCTATCAATGCTTGGCATTGGCTTACTGATAGTCTTTTTGTACTTAATGGGACACCTAAGTATCGAAAAGGAAGTTCACATATGTTGAACCCTATTATTTGAGTAATCTCCTATTGTACTGCACTTGaaacacctccaaaatatatgCTGCTCTTGTTCTGATTTGCCATTAATCCTGAAGCTTGTAAAAAGTTGTTGAAACACTCATATAGTAATTGCATAGACACCCTATCTCCTCAACAGAAAAGTAGTAGGTCATCAGCAAAACTGAGTTGGATAATACCCAGTTTTTCATACCTTGGGTAGTAGTTGAAGTTAGGTTGATCCTTTAAGTTCTTCAAACTTCTGGTCAAGTATTCCATTGCTAAGACAAATAGCAATGGATACATAGGATCTTCCTGTCTCACACCCCTTCTTGCATCAAATGGAATAGTAGGATTGCCATTGATATTAATAGAGTAGGACATTGTTTTAATGCACTCCATAATCTAACCTACAAACTTTTTAGGAAAACACATCCCAACTAGCACCTGCTCCAAATACACTCATTCAAGTGAGTCATATGCCTTTTGCATGTCTATCTTGATCATGCATCTAGGTGAGACTCCTTTCCTACCATAACCCTTTATCAATTCATGACTGAGCAGTATATTGTCCATCAATCCTCTACTAGGTACAAATGTTGCCTGGCTTTCATCCACCAGTGTGTTCATGACCATACTCAGCCTACTTGTTAGCATCTTGGATATGATTTTGTATAGggtagtgtgagcacgtgatttttgccctacaagaactactcccaaaaattcaaaataagataattttgcgttgcttgtgatttatttgtatttatctgtgcatgtttattttttactttaattaagaaaaatacaaaaatatgtgttacatgtgcatttaggatttaattttacaattaagaattaattaaacaatatttggatttgcgagaatgaaaatcacaaaaaaatatgtacttggcattttttagcatttaatatccaattgtgtgattttattttgattggtaTTTAATGGTGTGATAATTGTCTGTGTGTTCTTGATGAGAATACACAGTTAAAGTCAAAATCTGGTTTAAAAGTTGAAGATTCGAAGGTTTTCTTCAATTACTAATGACCGTTGAGTCCCTGTCCTGATTCTATGTTTGTATTCTATTAACTCTTATTCTGATATTCGTCTTCTTCGTCTCTTTTTCTGTTAATTCCATCAGTTCCTCGTATAGATTATTTTCATTCACTGTGGTTTCTTTAGGATTGGTTTTGCGGATTTGTTTCATACAATTAGGATATGAGTTTGTTTTAAGGCATTGAAATTACATCTCGTTTTTCACTTAGTCAGAACAATAGGATTAGTTCAAT
Above is a window of Nicotiana tabacum cultivar K326 chromosome 8, ASM71507v2, whole genome shotgun sequence DNA encoding:
- the LOC107819995 gene encoding protein FAR1-RELATED SEQUENCE 9-like: MNSRQRILGGGVQHVLDYLRRMHSENPAFFYAVQDDNGSSNGNIFWADATARMNYHYFGDTIKLDTSYRANCYSVPFATFTGLNHHAQPVLFGCAFLFSESETSLVWLLQTWLQAMSAQKPVSITTDTDHLIQMAIAHVLPETRHRLCKWSILRDTKEKLTHVCQTHPTFEIEFMKCINEAETLEEFESQWKSLLERYYLTDNEFLQSIYIARHHWVPVFMRETFFGDFLSDEDNDAKNTFFDGFVNASTSIQLLIKHYEKAITIWHEKEFNADLDSNNTTPILKTPSPMEKQAADLYTRKVFMKFQQELVETLANPATKIDDAGAITTYHVAKFGEEHKAHTVRFNTFELTANCSCLMFEFSGIICRHVLSVFRAKNVLTLPSQYILKRWTRNAKTGGGGTIEENPLELPSNSQESLTMRHNSLRQEAIKFVEEGAKSIHSYNVAMNALKEAAKKVSAAKKKNTDKTQVTNMVNGCNQGVDEGDIDQADSGQSKEEKEQKIRELTAKLDCINQRSEVYRANLLAVLKDMEEQKLKLSVKVQNARLSLKE
- the LOC142163278 gene encoding putative mitochondrial protein AtMg00310, which codes for MKFLRYAGRLQLIKSVLIAIQSFRSQIFPLPKKIIQQVEAICRKFLWTGDTSSSKKALVAWNKLCKTKTKGGLNVTDLNTWNRAALLKHLWNLGKKKDKLWIKWVHAYYIKGREPWEVDAKQASWIVRKILQAGKYLTEASLDTGRVMQTNSFSIRGMYKQLRGEFLKCRGVYTKDRLIRWGMQVSPECPVCEHEMESHNHIFFTCSFTEDVWRRLLKWMDISQEPKGWDEDIKWVIKQVRGNGSKTMLTGCV